A genomic segment from Candidatus Viadribacter manganicus encodes:
- a CDS encoding acetyl-CoA acetyltransferase: MAIYLLGGHQTDFARAWSREGLDFTDMMREAIDGALAATNLDAGDIDAIHVGNAFGELYRNQGHLAAMVAQVKPEFYGKPAMRHEAACASSSIAVLTATAEIEAGRYDCVLILGVEEEKNLPGDEASKIQNAASWQGREDIDCRFMWPAVFGRIAQEYDERYGLDRRYLNRISEINRTNALRNPWAQTRKWRFDPEAFTDNDELNPIIEPGTRRQDCGQITDGAAAIIVASDRFIENYAQKRGAKPSDFPQITGWGHANAGIRFLDKIERSRGQQYMFPHVRQAIADAWKRANISGASGLDGIELHDCFTSTEYMAIDHFGFADPGESWRAIEDGTIAMGGACPVNASGGLIGVGHPVGATGVRMLLDAGRQVTGTAGDYQVEGARTYQTLNIGGSLGTVVSFVVART; encoded by the coding sequence ATGGCGATCTATCTGCTCGGCGGACATCAAACTGATTTTGCGCGCGCATGGTCGCGTGAAGGCTTGGACTTCACCGATATGATGCGCGAGGCGATCGATGGCGCCCTCGCCGCAACCAATCTCGACGCGGGCGACATTGATGCAATCCATGTCGGCAATGCATTCGGCGAACTTTATCGCAACCAGGGCCACCTCGCGGCGATGGTCGCGCAAGTGAAGCCAGAGTTCTACGGCAAGCCGGCCATGCGTCACGAAGCGGCCTGCGCTTCAAGTTCGATAGCGGTGCTCACTGCAACCGCCGAAATCGAAGCTGGCCGTTACGACTGCGTGCTCATTCTTGGCGTTGAAGAAGAAAAGAACCTGCCAGGCGACGAAGCTTCGAAGATCCAGAACGCCGCCTCCTGGCAAGGGCGCGAGGACATCGACTGCCGTTTCATGTGGCCAGCTGTGTTCGGACGCATCGCGCAAGAATACGACGAACGCTACGGCCTCGATCGGCGCTATCTCAATCGCATTTCCGAAATCAATCGCACCAACGCGCTACGCAATCCGTGGGCGCAGACGCGCAAATGGCGCTTCGATCCTGAAGCCTTCACCGACAACGATGAACTGAACCCGATCATCGAGCCCGGCACACGCCGCCAAGATTGCGGTCAGATCACGGATGGCGCTGCCGCCATCATCGTCGCGTCAGATCGCTTCATCGAAAATTACGCTCAGAAACGCGGCGCAAAACCCTCTGACTTTCCGCAGATCACCGGCTGGGGGCACGCCAACGCTGGGATTCGCTTTCTCGACAAGATCGAACGCAGCCGCGGCCAGCAGTACATGTTCCCGCACGTACGCCAGGCCATCGCCGACGCCTGGAAACGTGCAAACATATCCGGCGCCTCGGGGCTCGACGGCATTGAGCTGCACGACTGCTTCACCTCAACTGAATATATGGCGATCGACCATTTCGGTTTCGCCGACCCCGGCGAAAGCTGGCGCGCAATTGAAGACGGCACGATCGCCATGGGCGGTGCTTGTCCGGTCAATGCTTCAGGCGGCTTGATCGGCGTCGGCCACCCCGTCGGCGCAACGGGCGTTCGAATGTTGCTCGATGCTGGACGCCAAGTCACAGGCACAGCGGGCGATTACCAAGTCGAAGGCGCGCGCACTTACCAAACGCTGAACATCGGCGGCTCGCTCGGCACCGTCGTCAGCTTCGTCGTCGCGCGAACTTAA
- a CDS encoding PaaI family thioesterase, producing MSGDPVLFQLDRDVDGLELARRWAAMPRPGGFLNRLQAYPLEVDRGFMRVRCDVDVGHSNFVQLVHGGVIAGLTDIAGGGAAMTMLKPGETLLTTDLNTRFLGAAPIASSRLEATGRVLFHAGRRVVVAVEVTSAGGGVIAEGSVGVSIRAPRVNV from the coding sequence ATGAGCGGTGATCCAGTTCTGTTTCAGCTTGATCGCGATGTCGATGGCTTGGAGCTTGCCCGACGGTGGGCGGCGATGCCCCGCCCGGGCGGCTTTCTCAATCGACTGCAAGCCTATCCACTCGAAGTCGATCGCGGCTTTATGCGCGTGCGCTGCGACGTGGATGTTGGGCATTCGAACTTCGTCCAGCTTGTTCATGGCGGCGTGATCGCGGGGCTGACCGACATTGCGGGCGGCGGTGCGGCTATGACCATGCTGAAGCCTGGCGAGACGTTGCTGACGACCGATCTTAACACGCGCTTCCTCGGCGCCGCGCCGATTGCCTCGTCGCGACTTGAGGCGACCGGGCGAGTCTTGTTTCACGCCGGGCGGCGCGTTGTCGTCGCGGTGGAGGTCACGAGCGCCGGTGGCGGCGTAATTGCGGAAGGTTCAGTCGGCGTGTCGATACGAGCGCCACGCGTGAACGTTTAA
- a CDS encoding NAD(P)H-dependent flavin oxidoreductase, translated as MSAFPKVRLPVFCAPMFLVSGPELVIAACKAGIAGAFPTPNTRTSEELEAWMGQITDALAPGDGPWVANLITHSTNTRLADDLRLVSEYKPPVVITALGSPKPVMETVKSYGGLVFADVVSLKLARKAAEAGVDGMACISAGAGGHTGHLSAFAFISAVREFFGGYITVGGGIADGAGIAGAIAAGADFVYMGTRFLATVESRAQDDYKQMIVDCTADDLVVSAAITGTPASWLKPSLAAAGRDPENLGGPAARDYSGDNAKRWRDIWAAGQGVGRTRSIETVAQVVTDLQGEYRAAIARFNGLTK; from the coding sequence ATGAGTGCGTTTCCAAAGGTGAGACTTCCGGTCTTCTGCGCACCTATGTTTCTGGTGAGTGGTCCAGAATTAGTAATCGCTGCATGCAAGGCAGGGATCGCTGGAGCCTTTCCGACCCCCAACACCCGCACGAGCGAAGAACTCGAAGCATGGATGGGCCAGATCACGGACGCGCTCGCGCCCGGAGATGGGCCATGGGTCGCCAACTTGATCACGCACTCGACCAATACGCGGCTAGCGGACGATTTGAGATTGGTCTCCGAGTACAAACCGCCGGTCGTGATCACTGCGCTGGGTTCGCCTAAGCCGGTGATGGAGACGGTGAAGAGCTATGGCGGCTTGGTGTTCGCCGACGTTGTGAGTTTAAAACTCGCGCGCAAGGCGGCGGAAGCGGGCGTCGATGGCATGGCGTGCATTAGCGCCGGCGCGGGCGGACACACTGGCCACCTCTCTGCGTTTGCCTTCATCTCCGCGGTGCGCGAGTTTTTTGGCGGCTACATTACGGTCGGCGGCGGCATCGCCGATGGCGCGGGCATTGCCGGCGCGATCGCAGCGGGCGCCGATTTTGTTTACATGGGCACCCGCTTCCTGGCGACGGTCGAGAGCCGGGCGCAGGACGATTACAAGCAGATGATCGTCGATTGCACGGCCGATGATCTGGTTGTGTCGGCGGCGATTACGGGAACGCCAGCGTCGTGGTTGAAACCGAGCTTGGCGGCGGCGGGTCGTGATCCCGAGAATCTTGGCGGACCAGCGGCGCGCGACTATTCCGGCGATAACGCTAAGCGTTGGCGCGATATCTGGGCGGCGGGGCAAGGTGTTGGACGCACGCGCAGCATCGAGACGGTGGCCCAAGTCGTCACTGATCTTCAGGGGGAGTATCGCGCTGCTATCGCGCGCTTCAACGGCCTGACGAAATGA
- a CDS encoding class I adenylate-forming enzyme family protein: MIVVPAERIADLKKKGWWGDVRIGDLFEKHVREKTDREAVVDPINCADIVGREPRRLSWWQLEDLVGRYTAVLTSHGLRKDDALVVQLPNLVDLPAIYLACARLGIIVSPAPVQYREHELVYICNSIDAKAAITANRIGKHAHGEMLVRVKHTAPALQHVFVLGDAVDGATQIEPLLAQVKQSELAAAQRAEQEAPVTADDIFTICWTSGTEAQPKGVPRSHNEWIIMGEGVVHAGDIEDGDHLLNPFPMVNMAGISTSFVSWLLVGGKLVQHQPFDLQVFLKQIRDEKIDYTVAPPAILSLLLQNEALLEGVDFGRLQNIGSGSAPLSEWMVDTFHKKHGVQIANFFGSNEGASFPSTYRDVPDPAQRAAYFPRFGEGYKWDSKLHDRIFTRLVDPETEQEVTEPGKPGELRVKGATIFSGYWRAPQINARAFDADGWFRTGDLFELAGDRLQFYRFVGRLKDIIIRGGMNISSEEIEGHLVGHPAIADVAVVGSPDQALGERLCAFVVFKPGQGAEMSEINRYLTQEKKVAVFKQIERLESIDVLPRNPVGKVLKRELRDRLAQQR; encoded by the coding sequence ATGATTGTGGTTCCGGCCGAGAGGATCGCCGATCTGAAGAAGAAGGGTTGGTGGGGCGACGTACGGATCGGCGATCTGTTCGAAAAGCACGTGCGTGAGAAAACCGATCGTGAGGCGGTGGTCGACCCCATCAATTGTGCTGACATTGTGGGCCGCGAGCCAAGGCGGTTGAGTTGGTGGCAACTTGAAGACTTGGTGGGTCGCTATACAGCAGTGCTGACCTCGCACGGCCTTCGCAAGGACGACGCGTTGGTGGTGCAGTTGCCAAACCTCGTCGATTTGCCGGCCATCTATCTTGCGTGTGCGCGGCTCGGCATCATCGTGAGCCCAGCGCCGGTGCAGTACCGCGAACACGAGTTGGTCTATATCTGTAACAGCATCGATGCGAAGGCGGCGATCACGGCGAACCGGATCGGCAAGCACGCGCATGGCGAGATGCTGGTTCGCGTCAAGCATACGGCGCCAGCGTTGCAGCATGTGTTCGTGCTGGGTGATGCCGTGGACGGTGCGACCCAGATCGAGCCGCTGCTTGCACAAGTGAAGCAATCAGAACTTGCGGCGGCGCAGCGCGCTGAGCAGGAGGCGCCCGTCACCGCCGACGACATTTTTACGATTTGCTGGACATCCGGCACTGAGGCGCAGCCCAAAGGTGTGCCGCGAAGCCACAATGAGTGGATCATCATGGGCGAAGGCGTCGTGCACGCCGGCGACATCGAGGATGGCGATCACCTGCTCAACCCGTTTCCCATGGTCAATATGGCGGGGATATCGACCTCGTTTGTGAGTTGGCTTTTGGTTGGTGGGAAGTTGGTGCAACACCAGCCCTTCGATCTGCAGGTGTTCTTGAAGCAAATTCGCGATGAGAAGATCGACTACACGGTCGCGCCGCCGGCCATCTTGAGCCTTTTGCTTCAGAATGAGGCGCTGCTTGAGGGCGTTGATTTCGGGCGTCTGCAGAACATTGGCTCGGGTTCGGCGCCGCTGTCTGAATGGATGGTCGATACCTTTCACAAGAAGCATGGCGTTCAGATTGCGAATTTCTTCGGTTCAAACGAGGGCGCATCCTTTCCGAGCACATATCGCGATGTGCCAGACCCGGCGCAGCGTGCGGCGTATTTCCCGCGCTTCGGCGAGGGCTACAAATGGGATTCAAAGCTCCATGACCGGATATTCACGCGGCTGGTGGATCCGGAGACGGAGCAGGAAGTGACAGAGCCTGGAAAGCCTGGCGAGCTGCGCGTGAAGGGCGCCACAATTTTCTCAGGCTATTGGCGCGCGCCGCAGATCAATGCGCGTGCTTTTGACGCCGATGGCTGGTTTCGCACTGGCGATCTCTTCGAGCTAGCTGGCGATCGGCTTCAGTTTTATCGCTTCGTTGGCCGCCTTAAGGACATCATCATTCGCGGCGGGATGAACATCTCGTCCGAGGAAATTGAAGGCCATCTGGTGGGGCATCCGGCAATTGCGGACGTCGCGGTGGTAGGTTCGCCGGATCAGGCGCTTGGCGAGCGACTTTGCGCGTTCGTCGTATTCAAGCCAGGGCAAGGCGCTGAGATGAGCGAGATCAATCGCTATCTTACGCAAGAGAAGAAGGTGGCCGTGTTCAAGCAGATCGAGCGGCTTGAATCGATTGACGTGTTGCCGCGCAATCCCGTCGGCAAAGTCTTGAAGCGCGAATTGCGCGATAGGTTGGCGCAACAGCGATGA
- a CDS encoding class I adenylate-forming enzyme family protein, with product MHPISALYENQGAKRRRPALFDGDLVITHSNLIERVERAARGVTPGARVGLCAGNSWRHVVAYLAILRAGGAWAPLNPRNGARLNDELRARAKLALTLCDEGSLDAVGGVAGVTSLESWLDEDGVGELPPLPSDPDAVFAIKFTGGSTGRPKGVVQTVRSAAAAMLSMQSFYQFGADDVNLAVAPLTHGSSHYVIPVLAAGGAHVLMAQPDRAAIIAELKRGVSVAFMPPTLIHLLMSDAAFSSADFPALRHLTYSAAPMAPTAIEKAISRFGPVISTVYGQTEAPMTITALDAASMRDPQLRASVGRAFARTPIGVMTTDGDVHERGEGEVVVGGDLADTSYLDDPDQTSASRHLGWLKTGDIGRIDDAGFLFLLGRSKEMIISGGYNIYPAEVERALTAHPAVREVCAFGVADEIWGERLEAAVVAEGADEALLRAFVRDALGPVRTPKRLYLLDALPRNPVGKIVRNDVRALCLREANAVEIEEERIR from the coding sequence TCACGCATAGCAACTTGATTGAGCGCGTGGAGCGCGCTGCGCGTGGTGTGACGCCCGGCGCGCGTGTCGGCCTCTGCGCGGGCAATAGCTGGCGCCATGTGGTGGCCTATCTCGCCATTCTGCGGGCAGGCGGCGCTTGGGCGCCGCTCAATCCCCGTAATGGCGCGCGTTTGAATGACGAGTTGCGAGCGCGCGCGAAGCTTGCGCTGACGTTGTGTGACGAAGGTTCGCTCGACGCCGTGGGCGGTGTGGCGGGCGTGACTAGTCTGGAGAGTTGGTTGGACGAGGATGGCGTTGGCGAATTACCGCCGCTGCCGAGCGATCCTGACGCCGTGTTTGCGATCAAGTTCACTGGCGGCTCGACAGGACGCCCCAAAGGCGTGGTGCAGACCGTGCGGAGCGCGGCTGCGGCGATGCTGTCGATGCAGAGCTTCTACCAGTTTGGCGCGGACGATGTGAATTTAGCGGTCGCGCCGCTGACGCATGGCTCGTCGCACTACGTAATTCCGGTGCTCGCGGCCGGCGGGGCGCACGTGCTGATGGCGCAGCCAGATCGTGCGGCGATCATTGCTGAGTTGAAGCGGGGCGTAAGCGTTGCGTTCATGCCGCCAACGCTCATCCATTTGTTGATGAGTGACGCTGCCTTCTCGTCCGCGGACTTTCCCGCGTTGAGGCATCTCACCTATTCAGCGGCGCCGATGGCGCCGACGGCCATTGAAAAAGCCATCTCACGGTTCGGCCCTGTGATCTCCACCGTCTATGGGCAAACCGAGGCGCCTATGACGATCACCGCGCTTGATGCGGCATCGATGCGCGACCCTCAACTGCGCGCCTCCGTTGGGCGTGCGTTCGCGCGGACGCCGATTGGGGTGATGACGACCGATGGCGACGTTCATGAACGCGGCGAGGGAGAGGTTGTTGTTGGCGGCGACCTTGCCGACACGTCCTATCTTGACGATCCAGACCAAACCTCAGCGAGCCGCCATCTGGGTTGGCTGAAGACTGGCGACATCGGCCGCATCGATGACGCCGGCTTTCTCTTTCTACTCGGGCGCAGCAAAGAGATGATCATTAGCGGCGGCTACAATATTTACCCGGCCGAAGTGGAGCGCGCCCTGACGGCGCATCCGGCGGTGCGCGAAGTGTGCGCGTTCGGCGTTGCGGATGAGATTTGGGGCGAGCGCCTTGAAGCAGCCGTTGTCGCGGAGGGCGCTGATGAGGCTCTTTTACGCGCATTTGTACGCGACGCGTTGGGCCCGGTGCGAACGCCCAAGCGGCTCTATCTGTTGGATGCGTTGCCGCGCAATCCGGTGGGAAAAATTGTGAGAAACGATGTGCGCGCGCTGTGTCTGCGGGAGGCAAACGCGGTGGAAATTGAAGAGGAAAGAATTCGATGA